In a genomic window of Sutcliffiella sp. FSL R7-0096:
- a CDS encoding sodium-dependent transporter → MKQHEQWTSKIGFILAAAGSAIGLGAIWKFPYMAGTNGGGIFFLLFILFTLLIGAPMILAEFIIGRSTQKDAITAYKVLAPKKKWYFIGVLGVAASFILLSFYSVVGGWIVTYLGKSISGGLSQFSLEQYGALFEQTIANPIQVLIAQFIFLGITIWVVQAGVQSGIEKASKILMPLLFIIFIVLLVRSLTLEGAMEGVRFFLQPDASLITANTFLMALGMALFSLSVGISIMVTYSSYLEKGENLVRSAGSVVGLNIIISLLSGLVIFPAVFALGLRPDEGPGLVFVVLPAVFDQLPLGGLFLTMFLILLLFATLTSAFSILEIIVAVIVKDNQEKRRKIAVIAGLIIFVLGIPSALSFGLLSDIIIGGLLVFDAADFLVSNIGLPLGAFLISYFVGHRVPKNILEDEFFQGSSVKKGLFQVWYSLIRYVIPFAIILVFLQSLGVF, encoded by the coding sequence ATGAAACAGCATGAACAATGGACATCAAAAATTGGTTTTATCTTGGCAGCAGCTGGGTCCGCAATCGGGCTCGGGGCCATATGGAAGTTTCCTTATATGGCTGGTACCAATGGCGGAGGGATATTCTTTCTATTATTTATCCTCTTTACACTCCTGATTGGAGCGCCAATGATTTTGGCAGAGTTTATTATTGGAAGGTCTACACAAAAGGATGCCATAACAGCATATAAGGTGTTGGCTCCGAAAAAGAAATGGTATTTTATCGGTGTTCTGGGAGTGGCGGCATCGTTTATCCTCTTGTCCTTTTATAGTGTGGTAGGTGGATGGATTGTCACCTATCTAGGAAAGAGTATCTCGGGTGGTTTATCTCAATTCTCATTGGAGCAATACGGAGCGCTATTCGAACAGACAATAGCCAATCCCATCCAGGTCTTGATTGCACAATTCATTTTCCTGGGGATTACTATTTGGGTCGTCCAAGCTGGGGTCCAAAGTGGAATTGAAAAGGCCAGCAAAATTTTAATGCCATTATTATTCATTATTTTTATTGTATTGCTGGTTAGATCCCTCACTTTGGAAGGTGCAATGGAAGGTGTTCGCTTCTTTTTACAACCAGATGCTTCCTTGATTACGGCAAATACATTCTTAATGGCCTTAGGAATGGCTTTATTTTCTTTAAGTGTAGGTATTTCTATTATGGTCACTTACAGTTCCTATCTGGAAAAAGGCGAGAACTTGGTACGTTCGGCAGGATCGGTTGTCGGACTCAACATTATCATTTCGTTATTATCGGGTCTAGTCATCTTCCCTGCGGTATTCGCATTGGGATTGAGGCCGGATGAAGGGCCAGGTTTGGTCTTTGTTGTACTACCGGCAGTGTTCGATCAACTGCCGCTTGGCGGACTGTTCTTGACCATGTTCCTGATTCTTCTTTTGTTCGCAACCCTGACTTCCGCTTTTTCCATATTGGAGATTATTGTTGCGGTTATTGTAAAAGACAATCAGGAAAAGAGAAGAAAAATTGCAGTCATTGCCGGTTTAATCATTTTCGTATTGGGAATTCCTTCTGCTTTATCATTTGGCTTACTATCTGATATAATAATTGGAGGTCTACTTGTTTTTGATGCAGCAGACTTTCTGGTAAGTAACATCGGACTTCCTCTTGGTGCATTTTTGATCTCATACTTTGTCGGACACAGAGTCCCTAAGAACATTTTAGAGGATGAATTCTTCCAAGGATCATCAGTTAAAAAAGGCTTGTTCCAAGTGTGGTATTCATTGATTAGATATGTCATACCATTTGCGATCATCCTTGTGTTTCTACAATCATTAGGTGTTTTTTAA
- a CDS encoding S8 family serine peptidase, whose product MSLLVQSVWMQGLQQVNANNVQSEIGILDESLEKIFKTNDGPVEVIISFDGDGGVMSHHKELLEEIGIQGAIGYQSLPIVGALATKEQVDQILEWDNVISVYYNQKLQYENDGATAYTGVDRVREDEAFRKWNDGMPVSGDGIGIVINDSGVDGTHNDIKFGNNLVQNVLGSTNLQGVTGILPITYVENVPNTDSSSGHGTHVAGTVGGTGAMSGGKYEGVAPGANLIGYGSGAVVAMLDTLGGFDYALTHQQEYNIRIITNSWGTTSDAGKDFDPYDPINIATKKLYDRGIVTVFSAGNSGPGEATISGNYKKAPWVITVAAGSIEGELAGFSSRGLEGNGGSVLVDGEEYFWVDRPTITAPGVDIVSTRVFTPLSALSAQKDLEYISPAHLPYYTTFSGTSMAAPHVAGIIALLLEVNPTLDVLEIKEILESTATPMEGYAKWETGAGYVDAYKAVSKAIQ is encoded by the coding sequence TTGAGTCTTTTAGTACAATCCGTTTGGATGCAAGGTCTCCAACAGGTGAACGCCAATAATGTCCAAAGTGAAATAGGCATTCTGGATGAGTCACTGGAGAAAATTTTTAAAACAAATGATGGGCCGGTTGAAGTAATCATTTCTTTTGATGGCGATGGTGGAGTTATGTCGCATCATAAAGAGCTTCTGGAAGAGATAGGAATACAGGGGGCCATCGGATATCAAAGTTTACCTATTGTAGGGGCTCTGGCGACAAAGGAGCAAGTAGATCAAATTCTGGAGTGGGATAATGTGATCTCCGTTTATTACAACCAGAAACTTCAATATGAAAATGATGGTGCCACTGCCTATACTGGTGTGGACCGGGTTCGTGAAGATGAAGCATTCCGTAAATGGAATGACGGGATGCCTGTTAGTGGTGATGGAATTGGAATTGTCATCAATGATAGTGGAGTAGATGGAACACACAATGATATAAAGTTCGGCAATAATCTTGTTCAAAATGTCCTTGGCAGCACCAATCTGCAGGGAGTTACCGGCATTCTCCCGATAACATATGTCGAAAATGTTCCTAATACCGATTCAAGCTCCGGACATGGAACGCATGTCGCAGGTACTGTAGGTGGTACGGGAGCGATGTCAGGGGGTAAATACGAAGGGGTGGCACCCGGAGCGAATTTAATAGGTTACGGTTCCGGAGCAGTTGTTGCGATGCTTGATACACTTGGTGGATTTGATTATGCATTGACTCATCAGCAGGAGTACAACATCCGCATCATCACAAACTCATGGGGAACAACCAGTGATGCTGGTAAGGACTTTGATCCCTATGACCCAATCAATATAGCAACAAAAAAGCTGTACGACCGTGGCATTGTTACTGTTTTTTCTGCAGGAAATTCGGGACCTGGAGAAGCGACCATTTCCGGAAATTATAAAAAGGCGCCTTGGGTCATAACAGTGGCAGCGGGCTCCATAGAAGGGGAGTTAGCAGGCTTTTCATCAAGAGGCTTGGAGGGGAATGGGGGATCTGTGTTAGTGGATGGGGAGGAATATTTTTGGGTGGATCGTCCAACCATCACTGCACCGGGTGTAGACATTGTCTCTACTAGGGTATTCACTCCGTTATCCGCGCTAAGCGCACAAAAAGATTTGGAATATATCTCACCTGCACATCTGCCGTATTACACCACATTCAGTGGGACTTCGATGGCTGCCCCGCATGTCGCAGGAATCATCGCGTTGTTGTTGGAAGTGAATCCAACATTGGATGTTTTGGAAATAAAGGAGATTCTTGAAAGTACGGCCACGCCAATGGAAGGATATGCAAAATGGGAAACGGGTGCTGGATATGTTGATGCCTACAAAGCTGTCTCAAAAGCAATTCAATAA
- a CDS encoding response regulator transcription factor, which yields MINVMLVDDHAILRDGLKTIISLERDMKVIGEATGGKEMVALLKKERPHVIVMDINMPEQDGIELTKIVKREYPQVKVLILTMYKHDEYFMSAIKEGADGYLLKDSPSDQVIDAIRTVFKGESIIHPAMTKKLINYHQQGIQQAEDTTLTEREKEVLLCLVEGLSNKEIAQRLFISDKTVKIHVSKIFKKLEVKSRSQVVIYAVQHKMVPLP from the coding sequence ATGATTAATGTCATGCTAGTGGATGATCATGCTATCTTACGGGACGGCCTGAAAACCATCATTTCTTTGGAACGCGATATGAAAGTAATTGGAGAGGCAACAGGTGGGAAAGAAATGGTTGCCTTGCTGAAAAAAGAACGTCCTCATGTAATTGTCATGGATATCAATATGCCTGAGCAGGATGGTATTGAACTTACAAAAATAGTAAAAAGGGAATATCCGCAGGTAAAAGTGCTAATCCTTACAATGTATAAGCATGACGAATATTTCATGTCTGCTATAAAAGAGGGGGCTGATGGCTACCTTCTGAAAGATTCACCTTCCGATCAGGTGATTGATGCGATTCGTACTGTATTCAAGGGGGAATCGATTATTCACCCGGCGATGACCAAAAAGCTAATCAACTACCATCAACAGGGAATTCAGCAAGCGGAAGACACTACCCTCACAGAAAGAGAAAAGGAAGTGCTCTTGTGCCTTGTGGAAGGGTTGTCCAATAAAGAAATTGCTCAACGCCTATTCATCAGTGATAAGACAGTGAAAATTCATGTAAGTAAAATATTTAAAAAGTTAGAAGTGAAAAGCCGTTCTCAAGTTGTCATTTATGCGGTACAGCATAAGATGGTTCCACTTCCTTAG